The Triticum aestivum cultivar Chinese Spring chromosome 7B, IWGSC CS RefSeq v2.1, whole genome shotgun sequence genome window below encodes:
- the LOC123156135 gene encoding uncharacterized protein — MRTMALLLLVSLLAAATSNTSDNVHNERSEEETRRIFLEWKAELGKTYSSLAEEERAYDMFKHRLHDIDQWWHKSGYSAWSWDRERSEEETRRIFAEWMATNDKIYSSIDHEEHRYAIFKDALRQVDRNNAGYALGVDTNHQGINGFTDLSLEEFNVVCSGFIPEGFEPSPADLRRDAEIQERLRLVYAPPSLWAH; from the coding sequence ATGAGGACCAtggcgctgctgctgctggtgtCGCTGCTGGCGGCGGCCACGAGCAACACATCTGACAACGTGCACAatgagaggagcgaggaggagacGCGGCGGATCTTCCTGGAGTGGAAGGCCGAGCTCGGCAAGACCTACAGCTCCCTCGCCGAGGAGGAGCGCGCGTACGACATGTTCAAGCACCGCCTCCACGACATCGACCAGTGGTGGCACAAGAGCGGCTACTCCGCCTGGTCCTGGGAcagggagaggagcgaggaggagacTCGACGGATCTTCGCGGAGTGGATGGCCACCAACGACAAGATCTACAGCTCCATCGACCACGAGGAGCACCGCTACGCCATATTCAAGGACGCCCTCCGTCAAGTCGATCGGAACAACGCCGGATATGCCTTAGGGGTCGACACTAACCACCAGGGCATCAACGGCTTCACCGATCTCTCCCTGGAGGAGTTCAACGTCGTTTGCTCCGGGTTCATCCCGGAGGGCTTCGAGCCATCGCCGGCCGACTTAAGAAGGGATGCCGAGATCCAGGAGCGCTTGCGGCTAGTATATGCCCCTCCATCCCTTTGGGCTCATTGA